The Solenopsis invicta isolate M01_SB chromosome 12, UNIL_Sinv_3.0, whole genome shotgun sequence genome window below encodes:
- the LOC105195423 gene encoding 39S ribosomal protein L32, mitochondrial isoform X2 yields MRHKLEAGRILRSLKRENALCAVNCNSLLNEPKPINLGNSSLKEIFENGILWAVPKHRRSLEIRYKRRFGVEKYFWKPPIVKTNILMCPNCGHDYEAGRLCAHCYEKVKLETKEMQDAIQKELGLKPVEENVIVLYDGEKDSKTEEFWKNQRIIEMPKKRPSWFHQNLLEPTTQEPSDKKEVKPTRLA; encoded by the exons aAAATGCGCTATGTGCAGTCAACTGCAATAGTCTTCTGAACGAACCGAAACCGATAAATCTCGGCAATAGCTCTTTAAAAGAGATTTTCGAAAATGGCATTTTATGGGCGGTTCCAAAGCATCGACGTAGTCTGGAAATAAGATATAAAAGGAGATTTGGagtagagaaatatttttggaaGCCACCCATTGTAAAAACTAATATATTGATGTGTCCGAATTGTGGTCATGATTATGAAGCTGGTCGTTTATGTG CACACTGCTATGAAAAAGTAAAACTAGAGACTAAAGAAATGCAAGATGCCATTCAAAAGGAGCTAGGTCTAAAGCCAGTAGAAGAGAACGTAATTGTATTATATGATGGAGAAAAAGACTCTAAAACAGAAGAATTTTGGAAG AATCAGAGGATAATTGAGATGCCAAAGAAAAGGCCATCGTGGTTTCACCAAAACTTGTTGGAGCCAACAACACAGGAGCCATCAGACAAAAAGGAGGTTAAACCTACTCGTCTTGCATAA
- the LOC105195418 gene encoding uncharacterized protein LOC105195418 isoform X2, whose amino-acid sequence MVKCYICWTEHCSSFPRQFHRFPVDAKRQEQWFQSIGKTINYKYARICSDHFKEDDYYNCCTPLRITRRFSHTVHSDKKNSIIEMQINSTSNIEANDQNDLMDIKKESMEIHENVSIMDVQQDSTMIVRHDILTDCESPLVKQEKDDTNGRKFSHTIHSDKKSSIIEMQINSTSNIQANDQNDLIDIKEEPMEIHENVSIMDIQQDSTTMIVRHDILTDCESPLVKEEKDNTNGREFSHTIHSDKKSSIIEMQINSTSNIQTNNQNDLMDIQQESTVIHENVPIMDVQQDSTTTIVRDDILTDCECASPLGKEEKDDTNGNRKQCNISKMTKMFVRTGKYNIECFKQTDFINTQLWIKFARYVKYNRYVHKLLLAQKKRLDKNITTMKSILQTLKHENLVTNN is encoded by the exons ATGGTTAAATGCTATATATGTTGGACAGAACACTGTTCTTCATTCCCACGACAATTTCACcg ttttccaGTAGATGCAAAAAGACAAGAACAATGGTTTCAAAGCATTGGTAAAACCATCAATTATAAGTATGCAAGAATTTGCAGTGACCATTTTAAAGaagatgattattataattgctGTACACCTCTTCGCATCACTAGAAG aTTTTCACATACAGTACATTCGGataaaaaaaactcaataaTTGAAATGCAGATTAACTCAACAAGCAACATTGAAGCTAACGATCAAAATGATTTAATGGACATTAAAAAAGAATCTATGGAAATTCATGAAAATGTATCGATAATGGACGTTCAACAAGACTCTACAATGATTGTTCGACATGACATTTTGACTGATTGTGAATCACCACTTGTTAAGCAAGAAAAAGATGATACTAATGGAAGAAA atTTTCACATACAATACATTCGGATAAAAAAAGCTCAATAATTGAAATGCAAATTAACTCAACAAGCAACATTCAAGCTAACGATCAAAATGATTTAATAGACATTAAAGAAGAACCTATGGAAATTCATGAAAACGTATCAATAATGGACATTCAACAAGACTCTACAACAATGATTGTTCGTCATGACATTTTGACTGATTGTGAATCACCACTTGTTAaggaagaaaaagataatactAATGGAAGAGA atTTTCACATACAATACATTCGGATAAAAAAAGCTCAATAATTGAAATGCAGATTAACTCAACAAGTAACATTCAAACTAACAATCAAAATGATTTAATGGACATTCAACAAGAATCTACGGTAATTCATGAAAACGTACCAATAATGGACGTTCAACAAGACTCTACAACAACGATTGTTCGAGATGACATTTTGACTGATTGTGAATGTGCATCACCTCTTGGTAAGGAAGAAAAAGATGATACTAATGGAAACAG aaaacaatgtaatattagtaaaatgacaaaaatgtttGTAAGAACTGGTAAATATAATATAGAGTGTTTCAAACAAACCGACTTTATTAATACAcaattatggatcaaatttgcaagatatgttaaatataatagatatgtaCATAAACTTTTACTAGCACAAAAGAAGCGCTTGGACAAGAATATTACAACAATGAAATCTATTTTACAAACGttaaaacatgaaaatttggtaacaaataattaa
- the LOC105195418 gene encoding uncharacterized protein LOC105195418 isoform X1 encodes MVKCYICWTEHCSSFPRQFHRFPVDAKRQEQWFQSIGKTINYKYARICSDHFKEDDYYNCCTPLRITRRLKKTAIPSVFPEKFSHTVHSDKKNSIIEMQINSTSNIEANDQNDLMDIKKESMEIHENVSIMDVQQDSTMIVRHDILTDCESPLVKQEKDDTNGRKFSHTIHSDKKSSIIEMQINSTSNIQANDQNDLIDIKEEPMEIHENVSIMDIQQDSTTMIVRHDILTDCESPLVKEEKDNTNGREFSHTIHSDKKSSIIEMQINSTSNIQTNNQNDLMDIQQESTVIHENVPIMDVQQDSTTTIVRDDILTDCECASPLGKEEKDDTNGNRKQCNISKMTKMFVRTGKYNIECFKQTDFINTQLWIKFARYVKYNRYVHKLLLAQKKRLDKNITTMKSILQTLKHENLVTNN; translated from the exons ATGGTTAAATGCTATATATGTTGGACAGAACACTGTTCTTCATTCCCACGACAATTTCACcg ttttccaGTAGATGCAAAAAGACAAGAACAATGGTTTCAAAGCATTGGTAAAACCATCAATTATAAGTATGCAAGAATTTGCAGTGACCATTTTAAAGaagatgattattataattgctGTACACCTCTTCGCATCACTAGAAGGTTAAAGAAGACTGCAATTCCATCCGTTTTCCCagaaaa aTTTTCACATACAGTACATTCGGataaaaaaaactcaataaTTGAAATGCAGATTAACTCAACAAGCAACATTGAAGCTAACGATCAAAATGATTTAATGGACATTAAAAAAGAATCTATGGAAATTCATGAAAATGTATCGATAATGGACGTTCAACAAGACTCTACAATGATTGTTCGACATGACATTTTGACTGATTGTGAATCACCACTTGTTAAGCAAGAAAAAGATGATACTAATGGAAGAAA atTTTCACATACAATACATTCGGATAAAAAAAGCTCAATAATTGAAATGCAAATTAACTCAACAAGCAACATTCAAGCTAACGATCAAAATGATTTAATAGACATTAAAGAAGAACCTATGGAAATTCATGAAAACGTATCAATAATGGACATTCAACAAGACTCTACAACAATGATTGTTCGTCATGACATTTTGACTGATTGTGAATCACCACTTGTTAaggaagaaaaagataatactAATGGAAGAGA atTTTCACATACAATACATTCGGATAAAAAAAGCTCAATAATTGAAATGCAGATTAACTCAACAAGTAACATTCAAACTAACAATCAAAATGATTTAATGGACATTCAACAAGAATCTACGGTAATTCATGAAAACGTACCAATAATGGACGTTCAACAAGACTCTACAACAACGATTGTTCGAGATGACATTTTGACTGATTGTGAATGTGCATCACCTCTTGGTAAGGAAGAAAAAGATGATACTAATGGAAACAG aaaacaatgtaatattagtaaaatgacaaaaatgtttGTAAGAACTGGTAAATATAATATAGAGTGTTTCAAACAAACCGACTTTATTAATACAcaattatggatcaaatttgcaagatatgttaaatataatagatatgtaCATAAACTTTTACTAGCACAAAAGAAGCGCTTGGACAAGAATATTACAACAATGAAATCTATTTTACAAACGttaaaacatgaaaatttggtaacaaataattaa
- the LOC105195422 gene encoding protein spindle-F isoform X2, producing MNDVENAENDTFGSYCALLVAFKTMKERCQQLQMRLAAVEEENMCLRLECGRDMTAPVVKVDKSDRSALQTLQEKVEELTKQKSQLSHHVFMVAGENRQLWNRLTRLTKTNKSLGSQLTKISDMFKQHPATQPSDIISYNFRDASDKQDVNKTYLLTTDGEREQSLEEISLRLINSIMLEKSDLEQQCAEMVELHNTPELNLQNVGFTYPEDSDTDSLEQLKQHEIRLSQTKDALLGQQTRLKRALQNMKKMRKGIICNNCRKNANKKMCQTGTQFDSDDSFKEHGATQTSLMTPSISMEKCSNLNDMDDINTCPLCGAIYKKPIPFAEFHEHVLSHFTKEMPTEDFELVH from the exons ATGAACGACGTCGAGAACGCGGAGAACGACACCTTCGGTTCGTACTGCGCGCTGTTGGTCGCCTTCAAGACCATGAAGGAACGTTGCCAGCAGTTGCAGATGCGATTGGCAGCGGTGGAGGAGGAGAACATGTGTCTTAGGCTCGAATGCGGCAGGGACATGACCGCGCCTGTTGTCAAAGTCGACAAGAGTGACAGGTCTGCGCTACAAACTCTGCAG GAAAAGGTAGAGGAACTTACAAAGCAAAAGTCACAATTGTCCCATCACGTTTTCATGGTGGCTGGGGAAAATCGTCAGTTGTGGAACAGATTAACGAGGCTAACAAAAACCAACAAATCCTTGGGCAGCCAGTTGACAAAAATCTCAGATATGTTTAAGCAGCATCCTGCCACTCAGCCATCTGACATTATTTCGTACAACTTTCGCGATGCGTCAGATAAACAGGATGTTAACAAGACATACTTACTAACTACAGATG GTGAAAGAGAGCAAAGCTTGGAGGAAATATCTCTCCGACTAATAAATAGTATCATGCTAGAGAAGTCTGATCTCGAGCAGCAATGTGCAGag ATGGTGGAGTTGCATAATACTCcagaattaaatttacaaaatgttgGTTTCACGTATCCAGAAGATTCTGACACAGATTCGTTGGAACAACTGAAGCAGCATGAAATTAGATTGTCTCAAACTAAGGACGCCTTACTTGGGCAGCAAACTAGGTTAAAAAGAGCTttgcaaaatatgaaaaaaatgaggAAAG ggataatatgtaataattgcCGAaagaatgcaaataaaaaaatgtgccaAACGGGTACACAATTCGACTCCGATGATAGTTTCAAAGAGCATGGAGCTACTCAGACTAGTCTCATGACTCCTAGTATTTCTATGGAAAAGTGTTCTAATCTGAATGATATGGATGATATCAATACTTGCCCGTTATGTGGAGCTATTTACAAAAAGCCGATACCGTTTGCAGAATTCCATGAACACGTTTTAAGTCATTTTACCAAGGAAATGCCGACAGAGGACTTTGAGCTTGTACATTGA
- the LOC105195423 gene encoding 39S ribosomal protein L32, mitochondrial isoform X1 has translation MMNRLSLVFQKFEQVIQTIFGRGFPPENALCAVNCNSLLNEPKPINLGNSSLKEIFENGILWAVPKHRRSLEIRYKRRFGVEKYFWKPPIVKTNILMCPNCGHDYEAGRLCAHCYEKVKLETKEMQDAIQKELGLKPVEENVIVLYDGEKDSKTEEFWKNQRIIEMPKKRPSWFHQNLLEPTTQEPSDKKEVKPTRLA, from the exons ATGATGAATAGGTTAAGtttagtttttcaaaaatttgaacaAGTAATTCAAACGATTTTTGGGCGTGGTTTTCCTCCAg aAAATGCGCTATGTGCAGTCAACTGCAATAGTCTTCTGAACGAACCGAAACCGATAAATCTCGGCAATAGCTCTTTAAAAGAGATTTTCGAAAATGGCATTTTATGGGCGGTTCCAAAGCATCGACGTAGTCTGGAAATAAGATATAAAAGGAGATTTGGagtagagaaatatttttggaaGCCACCCATTGTAAAAACTAATATATTGATGTGTCCGAATTGTGGTCATGATTATGAAGCTGGTCGTTTATGTG CACACTGCTATGAAAAAGTAAAACTAGAGACTAAAGAAATGCAAGATGCCATTCAAAAGGAGCTAGGTCTAAAGCCAGTAGAAGAGAACGTAATTGTATTATATGATGGAGAAAAAGACTCTAAAACAGAAGAATTTTGGAAG AATCAGAGGATAATTGAGATGCCAAAGAAAAGGCCATCGTGGTTTCACCAAAACTTGTTGGAGCCAACAACACAGGAGCCATCAGACAAAAAGGAGGTTAAACCTACTCGTCTTGCATAA
- the LOC105195422 gene encoding protein spindle-F isoform X1: MNDVENAENDTFGSYCALLVAFKTMKERCQQLQMRLAAVEEENMCLRLECGRDMTAPVVKVDKSDRSALQTLQEKVEELTKQKSQLSHHVFMVAGENRQLWNRLTRLTKTNKSLGSQLTKISDMFKQHPATQPSDIISYNFRDASDKQDVNKTYLLTTDGENIFVVVGEREQSLEEISLRLINSIMLEKSDLEQQCAEMVELHNTPELNLQNVGFTYPEDSDTDSLEQLKQHEIRLSQTKDALLGQQTRLKRALQNMKKMRKGIICNNCRKNANKKMCQTGTQFDSDDSFKEHGATQTSLMTPSISMEKCSNLNDMDDINTCPLCGAIYKKPIPFAEFHEHVLSHFTKEMPTEDFELVH, translated from the exons ATGAACGACGTCGAGAACGCGGAGAACGACACCTTCGGTTCGTACTGCGCGCTGTTGGTCGCCTTCAAGACCATGAAGGAACGTTGCCAGCAGTTGCAGATGCGATTGGCAGCGGTGGAGGAGGAGAACATGTGTCTTAGGCTCGAATGCGGCAGGGACATGACCGCGCCTGTTGTCAAAGTCGACAAGAGTGACAGGTCTGCGCTACAAACTCTGCAG GAAAAGGTAGAGGAACTTACAAAGCAAAAGTCACAATTGTCCCATCACGTTTTCATGGTGGCTGGGGAAAATCGTCAGTTGTGGAACAGATTAACGAGGCTAACAAAAACCAACAAATCCTTGGGCAGCCAGTTGACAAAAATCTCAGATATGTTTAAGCAGCATCCTGCCACTCAGCCATCTGACATTATTTCGTACAACTTTCGCGATGCGTCAGATAAACAGGATGTTAACAAGACATACTTACTAACTACAGATG GTGAAAACATCTTCGTTGTTGTAGGTGAAAGAGAGCAAAGCTTGGAGGAAATATCTCTCCGACTAATAAATAGTATCATGCTAGAGAAGTCTGATCTCGAGCAGCAATGTGCAGag ATGGTGGAGTTGCATAATACTCcagaattaaatttacaaaatgttgGTTTCACGTATCCAGAAGATTCTGACACAGATTCGTTGGAACAACTGAAGCAGCATGAAATTAGATTGTCTCAAACTAAGGACGCCTTACTTGGGCAGCAAACTAGGTTAAAAAGAGCTttgcaaaatatgaaaaaaatgaggAAAG ggataatatgtaataattgcCGAaagaatgcaaataaaaaaatgtgccaAACGGGTACACAATTCGACTCCGATGATAGTTTCAAAGAGCATGGAGCTACTCAGACTAGTCTCATGACTCCTAGTATTTCTATGGAAAAGTGTTCTAATCTGAATGATATGGATGATATCAATACTTGCCCGTTATGTGGAGCTATTTACAAAAAGCCGATACCGTTTGCAGAATTCCATGAACACGTTTTAAGTCATTTTACCAAGGAAATGCCGACAGAGGACTTTGAGCTTGTACATTGA